The following are encoded in a window of Pyrenophora tritici-repentis strain M4 chromosome 6, whole genome shotgun sequence genomic DNA:
- a CDS encoding HEAT-2 multi-domain protein: MRFTAFVAVAAFSGAVFSSAVKRQDDVTSILAALAANNPDDAAAAKLLSNMKRAPQDDVTSILAALAANNPDDAAAAKLLSNMKRQDDVTSILAALAANNPDDAAAAKLLSNMKRQDDVTSILAALAANNPDDAAAAKLLSNMKRQDDVTSILAALAANNPDDAAAAKLLSNMKRAPQDDLNSILAALAANNPDDAAAAKTLGQRWTA; encoded by the exons ATGCGTTTCACAGCTTTCGTCGCCGTTGCCGCTTTCTCGGGCGCTGTCTTTTCTTCAGCTG TCAAGCGCCAGGACGATGTCACCAGCATCCTTGCTGCCCTCGCCGCTAACAACCCCGATGATGCGGCTGCTGCTAAGCTTCTGAGCAACATGAAGCGTGCTCCCCAAGACGACGTCACCAGCatcctcgctgctctcgcgGCGAACAACCCAGACGACGCTGCTGCCGCTAAGCTATTGAGCAACATGAAGCGCCAGGACGATGTAACATCCATCCTCGCCGCCCTTGCAGCAAACAACCCCGACGacgcagcagcagcaaaaCTCCTTAGCAACATGAAGCGCCAGGACGACGTCACCAGCATTCTCGCCGCCCTCGCCGCCAACAACCCAGACGACGCGGCCGCAGCGAAGCTCCTAAGCAACATGAAGCGCCAGGATGACGTTACATCCATTCTTGCTGCGCTTGCCGCAAACAACCCCGACGACGCGGCGGCAGCTAAGCTCCTGAGCAACATGAAGCGTGCTCCTCAGGATGACCTTAACAGCATTCTTGCTGCGCTCGCGGCAAACAACCCGGATGATGCGGCGGCAGCCAAGACTCTTGGTCAGCGATGGACTGCATAG
- a CDS encoding MFS-1 multi-domain protein translates to MQQSWSESSAASTRPPSPAEAEKSSDRSRQPSDSKSDSDPEKGLQSPAHDTAPNSPVPSPQDRPTSLDWDGPDDPLNPHNWSLTRKWYQTFTISGIALVGTFASSVFTPAIEQAAAELNSTRLIATLAYSIYVLGLAFGCPFAAPLSETFGRRPVIFISLPIFSLFILGTGFAQSISSLVVLRFFAGFFASPSLSMGSGTLSDIWPPEKRSGPMSLYVATPFFGPALGPILGAIVTQARGWRWTAWLILFFTVVLVLAPAPFFVESFKPVLLRKRAKQRNLPLPLLPTEGMSWPKVIHTYATRTLTRPMHMLFTEPIVATFNTYSAFNFGVLYAFFAAFPYVFEREYGFDSISTGLTFLGLGVGVLIASVGIVSFTKLYYIPRVRKAVVEKQPPPPFATSKLKPEKRLPLAMAGGPILTIGLFLFGWSAAYRVHWIVPTIAEALFGLGNMLVFMACMMYITDTYGPLYSASAMASNAILRYVLGAFFPLFAVQMFQHLGTQWACTLLGCLSVLGACIPFVLVKYGEALRSRSGYKRNG, encoded by the coding sequence ATGCAGCAATCGTGGTCAGAAAGCAGTGCAGCGTCGACGCGACCACCAAGTCCTGCAGAAGCGGAAAAGTCAAGCGATAGAAGTCGTCAACCGTCAGATTCGAAGTCAGACTCAGACCCAGAGAAAGGATTGCAATCCCCAGCCCACGATACAGCGCCAAACTCACCCGTTCCCTCTCCACAAGATCGTCCTACATCTCTCGATTGGGATGGCCCGGACGACCCTCTCAACCCTCACAACTGGAGTTTAACACGGAAATGGTATCAAACATTTACAATCAGCGGCATCGCGCTTGTAGGAACCTTTGCCTCATCCGTATTTACACCAGCTATCGAACAAGCCGCCGCTGAGCTCAACTCCACACGTCTAATAGCAACACTCGCATACTCAATCTACGTCCTGGGCCTCGCTTTCGGCTGTCCCTTTGCCGCACCACTCAGCGAGACATTCGGTCGACGACCCGTCATCTTCATCAGCCTCCCAATCTTCTCACTCTTCATCCTCGGCACCGGCTTCGCGCAAAGCATATCATCCCTAGTTGTCCTTCGATTCTTCGCCGGCTTCTTCGCATCTCCAAGCCTAAGCATGGGCTCTGGAACTCTGAGCGACATCTGGCCACCGGAGAAACGCTCAGGACCAATGTCTCTCTACGTAGCAACACCTTTCTTCGGCCCAGCCTTAGGACCTATCCTCGGCGCCATCGTAACACAAGCTCGCGGCTGGCGCTGGACCGCCTGGCTAATCCTCTTCTTCACCGTTGTCCTCGTCCTCGCACCCGCGCCCTTTTTCGTAGAATCCTTCAAACCCGTCCTCCTCCGCAAGCGCGCAAAACAGCGTAACCTGcctctccctctcctccCAACAGAAGGCATGTCATGGCCCAAGGTTATTCATACGTACGCCACCAGAACACTCACTCGACCCATGCACATGCTGTTCACCGAACCCATTGTCGCAACCTTCAACACATATAGTGCCTTCAACTTTGGCGTTCTGTACGCCTTCTTCGCCGCATTTCCCTATGTGTTTGAGAGAGAATACGGTTTCGATAGTATATCCACTGGTCTGACATTCCTCGGTCTGGGCGTCGGTGTTCTCATCGCGTCTGTTGGTATCGTTTCTTTTACCAAACTCTACTACATCCCTCGAGTGCGCAAAGCCGTTGTGGAGAAGCAGCCACCCCCGCCTTTCGCTACTTCCAAACTGAAACCAGAGAAGCGACTTCCCCTGGCAATGGCAGGAGGGCCTATTCTGACGATTGGGCTTTTTCTCTTTGGTTGGTCTGCTGCGTATCGTGTACATTGGATTGTACCGACAATTGCGGAGGCGCTGTTTGGTTTGGGCAATATGCTTGTTTTCATGGCCTGTATGATGTATATCACGGACACATATGGGCCGCTGTATAGTGCCAGTGCCATGGCTTCGAATGCGATTTTGAGGTATGTGTTGGGTGCTTTCTTCCCTTTATTTGCGGTACAGATGTTCCAGCATCTGGGCACACAGTGGGCATGTACTTTACTGGGGTGTTTGAGCGTTCTGGGGGCATGTATCCCGTTTGTGCTAGTCAAGTACGGAGAAGCGTTAAGAAGCCGGAGCGGGTACAAGCGGAATGGATGA
- a CDS encoding tetratricopeptide repeat domain protein, which produces MADVFLTFFRSTLPDDLAAVLETALQATETGDFLKVLQLPETQILLGHQENEATKNVKSSDFGLWSDYIFHRLGLLLSKKSEEEASTPIQETAAYRQHLYFLVAVAALHAFLQSNVTGPPLPFKAAEVALPQDVASDTKAVSKTRAELVASLSTDGVAAYKLTPNIELLCLAQTILISPPIAKNVAASAWTKLRVNFIHQRLLSEPAPKLQDAIYEDVKVVEDLIMNSAKKEEIKELYTSFLLERAAIHTHHGLDKKARADLEQATSERKFEFALTGLMGKRTKFQTKDTSQLIVLARSAGSDTNGTTDGVSQPKALDLNDDTLLESISFTNNTASMDIKDESALPASLTSMDPSNQPLLDPLDSVIMLSLAESIKNTNPADGITREQTEPYATRVLEGGSSNWQVYTQALLVRSRIEGYKSRTLERGLLQLQALVDQVIAETSGDATTDAETGEKITAFLPAAKEGESAPVQERLRYVFPLCSPSRWELEAELAARWVSLGGLRSALEIYERLEMWAEAALCYAATEKEDRARKMIRRQLFHAINGDEETVDLDEEKWEGAERDPPPAEAPRYYCILGDLDNDLAMYEKAWEVSGKRYARAQRSLGQRYIAARNYEKAAEAYSLSLKINSLYQPAWFALGCAYLELMQFKNAVEAFSRCVQLDDQDAESWSNLAASLLHLKPKTTENEDGVVEETRVSNHPRTDALKAFKRAATIKHDDYRIWNNVLAVAASTNPPSWSDVITSQRRIAELRGATDGEKCVDAEIVDMLVKHVVSLEGGFDITRPGLARMVNDLLERVIKPLITFSPKLWIILATLYTHTRRPGSALECHEKAWRAVTSQPKWESGSEQVWNAVVDMTIDLVDAYETLGPRDRTEGLGAGSGELVAKDWKFKSRSAVRSVIGKGKENWEDSAGWEKLVERLEELKGKD; this is translated from the coding sequence ATGGCCGACGTATTCCTTACTTTTTTCCGGAGCACCTTGCCAGATGACCTCGCTGCTGTCCTGGAAACCGCGCTGCAAGCAACCGAGACCGGCGATTTCTTAAAAGTATTACAATTACCAGAAACGCAAATCTTGTTGGGTCACCAGGAGAATGAGGCCACAAAAAATGTCAAGAGCAGCGATTTTGGGCTTTGGAGCGATTACATCTTTCATCGATTAGGACTCTTGCTGTCGAAAAAGAGTGAAGAGGAGGCTTCCACACCGATCCAGGAAACAGCAGCGTATCGACAGCATCTGTACTTCCTTGTTGCAGTCGCTGCATTGCATGCGTTTCTGCAGTCCAATGTCACGGGTCCGCCGCTGCCTTTCAAAGCCGCGGAAGTGGCGTTACCGCAGGATGTAGCGAGTGATACAAAAGCAGTGAGCAAGACGCGAGCAGAATTGGTCGCGTCGTTGAGCACAGATGGTGTTGCAGCGTATAAGCTTACACCGAACATTGAGCTGCTGTGTCTGGCACAGACTATTCTCATCAGCCCACCTATTGCGAAGAACGTTGCAGCTTCTGCGTGGACAAAACTCAGAGTCAACTTCATACACCAGAGGCTGCTCAGTGAACCAGCACCAAAACTCCAAGATGCGATTTACGAGGACGTCAAGGTTGTGGAGGATTTGATTATGAACTCGGCAAAGAAAGAGGAGATTAAAGAATTGTACACGAGCTTTTTGCTTGAGAGAGCTGCGATCCATACGCATCATGGGCTGGATAAGAAGGCCAGGGCGGATCTGGAGCAGGCGACTTCCGAGCGCAAGTTTGAGTTTGCGTTGACGGGGTTGATGGGAAAGAGGACGAAGTTTCAAACAAAGGATACCAGCCAGTTGATCGTGTTGGCTCGAAGCGCGGGTTCGGATACTAATGGCACTACGGACGGTGTTTCGCAGCCAAAAGCGCTGGATTTGAACGACGATACTTTACTCGAGTCCATCTCCTTCACCAACAACACTGCTTCAATGGATATCAAGGACGAGTCTGCCCTACCCGCATCTCTTACGTCAATGGACCCTTCAAATCAACCGCTTCTAGATCCCTTGGACTCTGTCATCATGCTTTCTCTAGCCGAGAGCATCAAGAACACGAATCCGGCAGATGGGATCACAAGAGAGCAGACGGAGCCGTATGCTACGCGTGTATTGGAGGGTGGAAGCTCGAACTGGCAAGTCTACACTCAGGCTTTGCTAGTGCGTAGTCGCATCGAAGGTTACAAGTCGCGAACCCTTGAGCGTGGTCTATTGCAGCTTCAAGCGCTCGTTGATCAAGTCATTGCCGAGACATCGGGTGATGCTACTACGGATGCTGAGACGGGGGAGAAGATCACTGCTTTCCTGCCAGCGGCAAAAGAAGGAGAATCAGCACCTGTTCAAGAGCGTCTCCGTTACGTGTTCCCGCTTTGCTCTCCATCACGATGGGAGCTGGAGGCTGAGCTTGCTGCTCGCTGGGTCTCGCTCGGTGGTCTACGGTCCGCACTGGAGATCTACGAGAGGCTGGAAATGTGGGCTGAAGCCGCGCTTTGCTATGCTGCTACAGAAAAGGAAGACAGGGCGCGAAAGATGATTCGACGACAGCTCTTCCATGCTATCAACGGCGATGAGGAGACAGTTGATCTTGACGAGGAGAAGTGGGAGGGCGCTGAACGCGATCCTCCACCCGCTGAAGCACCGCGGTACTACTGCATTCTAGGAGACCTCGACAACGACCTCGCCATGTATGAGAAAGCCTGGGAAGTCTCTGGCAAACGGTACGCACGCGCCCAGCGTTCGCTCGGCCAAAGATATATCGCCGCCCGCAACTACGAGAAAGCCGCAGAAGCGTATTCTCTCTCCCTCAAAATCAACTCCTTGTACCAGCCGGCCTGGTTCGCTCTCGGTTGCGCCTACCTGGAGCTCATGCAGTTCAAAAACGCCGTCGAAGCCTTCTCCCGCTGTGTGCAGCTCGATGACCAAGATGCCGAGTCGTGGAGTAACCTCGCCGCCTCACTCCTACATCTCAAGCCCAAGACCACGGAAAATGAAGACGGCGTAGTAGAAGAAACACGGGTGTCAAACCACCCACGTACCGACGCCCTCAAAGCTTTCAAACGCGCAGCCACAATCAAACACGACGACTACCGTATCTGGAACAACGTCCTCGCCGTCGCGGCATCGACAAACCCCCCCTCATGGTCCGACGTCATCACATCCCAACGACGCATCGCCGAGTTGCGTGGCGCCACCGACGGCGAGAAATGTGTGGATGCGGAAATCGTGGATATGCTAGTCAAACACGTCGTCTCGTTGGAAGGAGGCTTCGATATCACGCGTCCGGGTCTCGCCCGCATGGTAAACGACCTCCTAGAACGAGTCATCAAGCCCCTCATCACGTTCTCCCCGAAACTCTGGATTATTCTAGCAACGCTATACACGCATACACGCCGACCTGGCTCAGCGCTAGAGTGCCACGAGAAGGCCTGGCGCGCAGTTACCAGCCAGCCGAAGTGGGAGTCGGGAAGTGAACAAGTGTGGAACGCGGTAGTGGATATGACGATTGACCTCGTCGACGCATATGAGACGTTGGGCCCACGGGATAGGACTGAGGGTCTGGGTGCGGGTAGTGGGGAGCTGGTGGCCAAAGACTGGAAATTCAAGTCGAGGAGTGCGGTGAGGAGTGTTATTggcaagggcaaggagaATTGGGAGGATAGTGCTGGGTGGGAGAAGTTGGTGGAGAGGCTGGAGGAGCTGAAGGGTAAGGATTAG
- a CDS encoding Uup, ATPase component ABC transporter with duplicated ATPase domain protein — translation MAPAASHDAKDVKSENSKSLKALEEMMQKLTMSKAQDEINASAQAIATFINGDIEEADAPTKAVQVLKKQLASKKDAVARERALDAIRAIAQHSHVSASVEPYLVSLLPDVLAAVGDKMSGVKVAAQTAAESIVQAANPNAVKAIIPHIIHSLENAQKWPEKMTDLKCIEVLTKSAPAQMAFRVPDLIPVISGAMWDTKPEVKKAAYGTMETLCSLISNKDIERFIPELIKCIAKPENVPETVHLLGATTFVTDVHEPTLAIMVPLLERGLVERETAIKRKSAVIIDNMCKLVEDPQIVAAFLPRLMPALEKNHDNLADPEAREKTRQGLDTLIRVGHVENGKIPEIEKSGDISTIANNLTAVIPSGIKVDERFTPVVNYIGAIGGQLIDEKDYEPLNWQANAGPFVAVLVGDEKAKDVTEELRRRSLPGAAAERLVEPDEEEGEDLCNCTFNLAYGAKILLNQTHLRLKRGQRYGLLGPNGSGKTTLMRAINNEQVEGFPKQNEVKTVYVEHDLDSADTEMTVLGWTMNKLKAVGIDKPEEEVKTTLNEFGFSDAMYNGGIGALSGGWKMKLALARAVFEQPDILLLDEPTNHLDVKNVKWLEDYLTSSPCTSIVISHDSKFLNNVIQHVIHYERFKLKRYRGNLDDFVKRVPAAKSYHELAASDMEFKFPEPGFLEGVKTKAKAILRATNMSFQYEGTSKPQIEDITFQCSLGSRIAVIGPNGAGKSTLVNVLTGELVPTKGEIYHHENIRIAYIKQHAFAHIDHHLDKTPSEYIQWRFQTGEDRETMDRANKIVTEEDEKAMDKIYKIEGTERRVIGINSRRKFKNSYEYECSFALGENVGMKNERWTPMMSADNAWIPRSEIMASHAKMVAEVDQKEALASGQFRPLVRKEIEAHCANFGLDAELVSHSRMRGLSGGQRVKVVLSACSWQRPHLIVLDEPTNYLDRDSLGALSKAIKTFEGGVIIITHSAEFTANLTEEVWAVMDGRMTPSGHNWVQGQGAGPRLAKDDGEEEEKFDAMGNKIASQKKKAKLTSSEMRKKKKDRMARRKRGEEVFSDEDE, via the exons ATGGCGCCTGCTGCTTCGCACGATGCCAAGGACGTCAAGTCCGAAAACTCAAAGTCGCTCAAGGCGCTTGAGGAGATGATGCAGAAGTTGACCATGTCCAAGGCCCAGGACGAGATCAACGCCTCTGCTCAGGCCATCGCCACCTTCATCAATGGCGACATTGAGGAGGCTGATGCTCCCACCAA GGCTGTCCAGGTGCTGAAGAAGCAACTCGCCAGCAAGAAGGATGCCGTCGCCCGCGAGCGTGCGCTCGATGCCATCCGTGCCATCGCCCAGCACTCGCACGTCTCCGCCTCTGTCGAGCCCTACCTCGTTTCCCTCCTGCCGGACGTGCTGGCCGCGGTCGGTGACAAGATGAGCGGTGTCAAGGTCGCTGCCCAGACGGCGGCCGAGTCCATCGTTCAGGCTGCGAACCCCAACGCCGTCAAGGCCATTATCCCCCACATCATCCACTCGCTGGAGAACGCACAAAAGTGGCCAGAGAAGATGACCGACCTCAAGTGCATCGAGGTCCTCACCAAGAGCGCACCCGCACAGATGGCTTTCCGTGTCCCCGACCTGATTCCCGTCATCTCGGGAGCCATGTGGGATACCAAGCCTGAAGTCAAGAAGGCTGCTTACGGCACCATGGAGACTCTTTGCTCCTTGATCTCCAACAAGGATATCGAGCGCTTCATTCCCGAGCTCATCAAGTGTATCGCTAAGCCCGAGAACGTCCCCGAGACTGTTCACTTGCTCGGTGCCACCACTTTCGTCACTGACGTCCACGAGCCCACTCTTGCCATCATGGTTCCCCTGCTTGAGCGTGGTCTTGTCGAGCGCGAGACTGCCATCAAGCGTAAGTCTGCCGTCATTATCGACAACATGTGCAAGCTTGTCGAGGACCCCCAGATTGTTGCCGCTTTCTTGCCCCGTCTGATGCCGGCGCTTGAGAAGAACCACGACAACTTGGCTGACCCCGAGGCCCGTGAGAAGACCCGTCAAGGTCTCGACACCCTCATCCGTGTCGGTCACGTCGAGAACGGCAAGATCCCCGAGATTGAGAAGTCTGGTGACATTTCCACCATTGCCAACAACCTCACTGCCGTCATCCCCTCCGGAATCAAGGTTGACGAGCGCTTCACCCCTGTCGTCAACTACATTGGCGCCATTGGTGGTCAGCTCATCGACGAGAAGGACTACGAGCCTCTCAACTGGCAGGCCAATGCCGGCCCCTTTGTCGCCGTCCTTGTTGGCGACGAGAAGGCCAAGGATGTCACTGAAGAACTCCGCAGGAGGTCCCTCCCCGGTGCCGCTGCCGAGCGCCTCGTCGAGCCCGATGAGGAGGAGGGCGAGGATCTCTGCAACTGCACATTCAACTTGGCCTACGGTGCTAAGATCCTGCTCAACCAGACTCACCTTCGGCTGAAGCGTGGTCAGCGTTACGGTCTTCTCGGACCCAACGGTTCCGGAAAAACCACTCTCATGCGTGCCATCAACAACGAGCAAGTCGAGGGTTTCCCCAAGCAGAACGAGGTCAAGACCGTCTACGTCGAGCACGACTTGGACTCTGCTGACACTGAGATGACCGTTCTTGGCTGGACCATGAACAAGCTCAAGGCTGTCGGTATCGACAAGCCCGAGGAGGAGGTCAAGACCACCCTCAACGAGTTCGGTTTCTCCGACGCCATGTACAACGGTGGCATTGGTGCGCTCTCTGGTGGATGGAAGATGAAGCTCGCGCTTGCTCGTGCCGTTTTCGAGCAGCCCGATATTCTCCTGCTCGACGAGCCTACCAACCACTTGGACGTGAAGAACGTCAAGTGGCTCGAGGACTACCTCACCAGCTCTCCTTGCACATCCATTGTCATTTCCCACGACAGCAAGTTCTTGAACAACGTCATCCAGCACGTCATCCACTATGAGCGCTTCAAGCTCAAGCGTTACCGTGGTAACCTTGACGACTTCGTCAAGCGTGTGCCCGCCGCCAAGTCTTACCACGAGTTGGCTGCCTCCGACATGGAGTTCAAGTTCCCTGAACCCGGTTTCCTTGAGGGTGTCAAGACCAAGGCCAAGGCTATCCTCCGTGCCACCAACATGAGCTTCCAGTACGAGGGTACCTCCAAGCCCCAGATTGAGGACATTACCTTCCAGTGCTCGCTTGGATCCCGTATTGCCGTCATTGGCCCCAACGGTGCCGGAAAGTCTACTCTCGTTAACGTCTTGACTGGTGAGCTTGTCCCTACCAAGGGTGAAATTTACCACCACGAGAACATCCGTATTGCTTACATTAAGCAACACGCTTTCGCCCATATCGACCACCACCTTGACAAGACTCCTTCCGAGTACATTCAATGGCGTTTCCAGACTGGTGAGGACCGTGAGACCATGGACCGTGCCAACAAGATCGTCACCGAGGAGGACGAGAAGGCCATGGACAAGATCTACAAGATTGAGGGTACCGAGCGTCGAGTCATTGGTATCAACTCTCGTAGGAAGTTCAAGAACTCTTACGAGTACGAGTGTTCGTTCGCTCTCGGTGAGAACGTCGGCATGAAGAACGAGCGCTGGACACCCATGATGTCTGCTGACAACGCCTGGATTCCTCGTTCCGAGATCATGGCCTCCCACGCCAAGATGGTTGCTGAGGTTGACCAAAAGGAGGCTCTTGCCAGCGGTCAGTTCCGTCCTCTTGTCCGTAAGGAGATTGAGGCCCACTGCGCCAACTTCGGTCTCGACGCCGAACTTGTTTCTCACTCACGTATGCGTGGTCTCTCTGGTGGACAGCGTGTCAAGGTCGTTCTGTCTGCCTGCTCATGGCAGCGTCCTCACTTGATCGTTCTCGACGAGCCTACTAACTACCTGGACCGTGATTCTCTTGGCGCTCTCTCCAAGGCCATCAAGACCTTTGAGGGTGGTGTCATTATCATCACTCACTCTGCTGAGTTTACCGCCAACCTTACTGAGGAAGTCTGGGCCGTCATGGACGGTCGCATGACTCCTTCTGGTCACAACTGGGTGCAAGGTCAGGGTGCCGGACCCCGTCTTGCCAAGGATGATggtgaagaagaagaaaag TTCGACGCCATGG GTAACAAGATTGCTAgccagaagaagaaggccaAGCTCACCTCATCCGAGATgcgcaagaagaagaaggaccGCATGGCCCGCCGCAAGCGTGGTGAGGAGGTCTTCTCCGACGAGGACGAGTAA